From the genome of Carassius gibelio isolate Cgi1373 ecotype wild population from Czech Republic chromosome A16, carGib1.2-hapl.c, whole genome shotgun sequence, one region includes:
- the LOC128030068 gene encoding uncharacterized protein LOC128030068 isoform X2, with product MLTSPGPGAPRTRSSQMSFTATQGHHGLWVHPQRRTRAGSRATTSPPPAFEISIQNRFAPLRETGRDAVIIGDSIVRHVSATLAEGKVHTHCLPGARVLDVSAQIPAILNGESPRAVVLHAGVNDTTLRQTETLKRDFSSLIETVRSTTPAATIVVSGPLPTYRRGHERFSRLFALNEWLLSWCKEQKLLFVNNWNLFWERPRLFRADGLHPSRIGAELLSDNISRTLRSM from the coding sequence gcccggtgcacccaggacgcgatcttcccagatgtccttcactgcgacgcagGGACACCACGGActctgggtgcatccacagcggaggacgcgagctgggtcccgggcgacgacttctccccctcctgccttcgagatctccatccagaaccgcttcgctcccctccgcgagacaggacgcgacgctgtgatcatcggagactccatcgtccgacacgtaagtgctacgttagccgaaggtaaagtgcacactcattgtttgcctggtgctcgtgttctcgatgtttctgcgcagatacccgcgatcctgaacggcgagagccccagagcggtcgtgcttcacgccggggttaacgacaccacgctgcggcagacggagacgctgaagagggacttcagcagcctgatcgagacggttcgcagcacgacgcccgcggcgacgatcgtcgtgtcaggaccactgcccacgtatcgacgaggacacgaaaggttcagtagactttttgctttaaatgaatggttgttgtcatggtgtaaagaacagaaactgctatttgttaataactggaatcttttctgggagcgtcctagactgtttcgcgctgatggattacaccccagcagaattggagcggagcttctctctgacaacatctccaggacacttcgctccatgtga